The following are from one region of the Prevotella communis genome:
- a CDS encoding SusC/RagA family TonB-linked outer membrane protein, whose translation MVRRFFITLLVAGSPLLIAAQGLITGSIKDARSGEALIGASVIVKNAKAQGVQTDVDGKFRLQTKKEAPLTLRVEYVGYRPLDVDVYDFEEPVEITLIDNSNKLDEVVVVGYGTQKRNQLTGSVTTIKADIFEKATAPTLDVALGGQVAGLAVTASSGQPGADSHIRIRGGNSVNASNEPLYVVDGFIYFKDAANNSTGIGAIEGSLNPLATINPNDIESIEVLKDVSATAIYGSRGANGVILITTKKGKLGEGKAHVNYNYTLGVSSVAKKLDLLTASEWAQYQKDYFSNKGGYTDAEIAALGKGTDWQDAVLRTAIQQSHELSINGGTEKNRYAFSANYTDQEGIILNSGFERYNFHTNVEWELQEGVHFGVNATYGRSKQNGLTTTEEKVFNSSPFSAGITNSFVYALLMPPVVSVYNADGSYNFKNPYEYAYFAIGDHAANPVYDLNESVAENINNYLLSNIWATYQIGDLTLKASVGLNSEKLTQNYFSGAYTSLGLATQGIGGTGNRQTDVWQQEYTATYTRNFGQHHVELLGGYTRQTQKSTYSAIRTNHFTNETLKQYNLGDGAEIYTPQTGISESTLNSIIARVNYTLLDRYNATATFRADNSSRFAANHRWGYFPSLGLSWNVDKERFLRRIRSIDYLKVRLSGGLVGNQEISDYAFSTSYATGSYGGSSSYSKQNTANDKLKWETTASYNLGVDLGLWKDRVSVVFDAYYKKTSDLLLVVPMGFSSGVTTQLQNVGNVVNKGVELAVNGTLLQRKGLSWTASANIAYNKNEITDMGTTNNVIQGSDNQQILRKGEALGSFYGLQFIGIVQQDEDVSQLPTVNGLTPKPGDLKYADTDGNNRIDGNDRVILGSIQPDIVYGFSTQLSWRNLDFSASFAGSYGNEVYNALGRRLELTNDSYNVLSTVKDSWTAERGGNSLPLASNARPIGYIDSRYVQSASYLKLRNLTVGYRFKFQDPSVKIQSVRIYATASNLLTISPYKGYDPEVASGTDSGAYPSSRSFVFGINISL comes from the coding sequence ATGGTAAGGAGATTTTTTATCACATTGCTCGTTGCAGGCAGTCCGCTGCTGATTGCTGCACAGGGACTGATAACGGGCAGCATCAAGGATGCACGTAGTGGTGAGGCGCTGATTGGTGCCTCGGTGATTGTGAAGAATGCAAAGGCACAGGGTGTCCAGACGGATGTTGACGGAAAATTCCGTCTGCAGACCAAGAAGGAGGCGCCGCTGACTTTAAGGGTAGAGTATGTGGGCTACCGTCCGCTGGATGTGGATGTGTACGACTTCGAGGAGCCCGTGGAGATAACGCTCATTGATAATTCTAATAAGTTGGACGAGGTCGTCGTGGTGGGTTACGGTACGCAGAAGCGCAACCAGCTGACGGGTAGCGTGACCACCATCAAGGCCGACATCTTCGAGAAGGCCACAGCCCCCACGCTCGATGTGGCGTTGGGCGGACAGGTGGCTGGTCTGGCGGTGACGGCCAGCAGTGGCCAGCCAGGTGCTGACAGTCATATCCGTATTCGTGGCGGCAACTCGGTGAATGCGTCCAACGAACCGCTCTATGTGGTCGATGGCTTTATCTATTTCAAGGATGCGGCCAACAACTCCACGGGTATCGGTGCTATCGAGGGCAGTCTGAACCCCCTGGCCACCATCAACCCCAACGACATCGAGAGTATCGAAGTCTTGAAGGATGTGTCGGCTACTGCCATCTACGGCTCGCGCGGTGCTAACGGCGTGATTCTCATCACCACCAAGAAAGGTAAGTTGGGCGAGGGTAAGGCGCACGTGAACTACAACTATACTTTGGGCGTGAGCAGCGTGGCCAAGAAGCTCGACCTGCTCACCGCCTCGGAGTGGGCACAGTACCAGAAGGATTATTTTAGTAATAAGGGAGGTTATACGGATGCTGAGATTGCAGCCCTCGGTAAGGGTACCGACTGGCAGGATGCGGTGCTGCGTACGGCTATCCAGCAGAGTCATGAACTGAGTATCAATGGCGGTACGGAGAAGAATCGCTATGCTTTCTCGGCCAACTATACCGACCAGGAAGGCATTATCCTGAACTCTGGTTTTGAGCGTTACAACTTCCACACCAACGTGGAATGGGAACTGCAGGAGGGCGTGCATTTCGGTGTCAACGCCACCTACGGCCGTTCGAAGCAGAACGGACTGACCACCACAGAGGAGAAGGTATTCAATTCTTCGCCCTTCTCGGCCGGCATCACCAACAGTTTTGTGTATGCCCTGCTGATGCCCCCTGTAGTGAGCGTCTATAATGCCGACGGGTCGTACAACTTCAAGAACCCTTATGAATATGCCTACTTTGCTATTGGCGACCACGCTGCCAACCCCGTGTACGACCTCAACGAGAGCGTGGCCGAGAACATCAACAACTACCTTTTGAGTAACATCTGGGCCACTTATCAGATTGGTGACCTGACGCTGAAAGCCTCTGTGGGCCTGAACAGTGAGAAACTCACGCAGAACTATTTCTCGGGTGCCTATACCTCACTGGGACTGGCCACGCAGGGCATTGGCGGTACGGGCAACCGGCAGACGGATGTATGGCAGCAGGAATACACGGCTACCTACACGCGCAACTTCGGTCAGCACCACGTGGAACTCCTGGGTGGCTATACCCGTCAGACACAGAAGTCAACCTACAGTGCCATCCGCACCAACCACTTCACAAACGAGACGCTGAAGCAGTACAACCTGGGTGATGGCGCAGAGATATACACCCCGCAGACGGGTATCTCGGAATCAACGCTCAACAGCATCATTGCCCGTGTGAACTACACGCTGCTGGACCGCTATAATGCCACGGCTACCTTCCGTGCCGACAATAGCAGTCGCTTTGCGGCCAACCACCGCTGGGGTTACTTCCCCTCGCTGGGTCTGTCGTGGAATGTTGACAAGGAGCGCTTCCTGCGCCGCATCCGCAGCATCGACTATCTGAAGGTGCGCCTCTCTGGCGGACTGGTGGGTAATCAGGAGATTAGCGACTATGCCTTCAGCACCAGCTACGCCACGGGTTCCTATGGTGGCAGCAGCAGCTACTCGAAGCAGAATACGGCCAATGATAAGTTGAAGTGGGAGACAACGGCCAGCTATAACCTGGGTGTCGACCTCGGTCTGTGGAAGGATCGCGTCAGTGTGGTGTTCGACGCTTACTACAAGAAGACCAGCGACCTGCTGCTGGTGGTTCCCATGGGCTTTTCTTCTGGCGTCACCACCCAGTTGCAGAACGTGGGTAATGTGGTCAACAAGGGTGTGGAACTGGCGGTCAATGGTACGCTTCTTCAGAGAAAAGGTCTCTCTTGGACGGCTTCGGCCAACATCGCCTACAACAAGAATGAGATTACCGACATGGGTACCACGAACAATGTGATTCAGGGCAGCGATAACCAGCAGATCCTGCGCAAGGGTGAGGCGCTTGGTTCCTTCTACGGACTGCAGTTCATTGGTATCGTACAGCAGGATGAGGATGTGAGCCAGTTGCCTACTGTCAACGGACTGACACCGAAGCCTGGTGACCTGAAATACGCTGATACCGACGGCAACAACCGCATCGATGGCAATGACCGTGTGATACTCGGCAGCATCCAGCCCGACATCGTCTATGGTTTCTCTACCCAACTGAGTTGGCGCAACCTCGATTTCTCTGCATCGTTTGCCGGCAGCTATGGTAATGAGGTGTACAACGCCCTGGGTCGTCGCCTGGAACTGACCAACGACTCGTACAACGTGCTCAGCACCGTCAAGGACTCATGGACGGCCGAGCGTGGCGGCAATAGTCTGCCTCTGGCATCAAACGCCCGTCCCATCGGCTATATCGACAGTCGCTACGTGCAGAGCGCCAGCTACCTGAAACTCAGGAACCTGACTGTAGGTTATCGTTTCAAGTTCCAGGATCCGAGCGTCAAGATTCAAAGTGTGCGCATCTATGCCACCGCCTCTAACCTCCTGACTATCAGTCCCTACAAGGGCTACGATCCGGAGGTGGCCAGTGGTACCGACTCAGGTGCATACCCCTCATCACGCAGTTTTGTGTTCGGAATAAACATATCATTATAA
- a CDS encoding Ig-like domain-containing protein: MKRTFYFLSLFLLLAMQAGAYKKESIDIQVNNKTRNMVVFTPNSLPAKSPLFIVTHGMNQDPEYQYGSDKMYEMIDTAKFVITYLRSNGSTWDIGGTSDQNFVIKAIDEMATRFDIDRERVYWSGFSMGSMLIHHCIANMQDKIAAFAPTSGIQFSESPWNNCKKPVNLLECIAYGDDVFGYEKYGIHAYIENYAKHDKHTSYSKTTGYKPISSSWYNGDLEKWTGGANGGEVWLYSYNNGGHWPMDLNRHLIWNFCKRFSLNMPSVKITTPSNTTTHLYMSPKDEASFPDINVTATAKSAKSTVSKVVFYDGSTFLDSLKEAPYTVTIRNPKNGKHTLRAVAYDANGKTSESTCQVNYAQVTSSYSLIQNFKVEGCVPQDWYVTNGNAKRIGGGLPYTSGNRILHFTNSSKGFEYGLLVQNTIGKEKSAWAKFGNKNARSTMTLYGGHYLFRYKICNWNQPSFSPVTIVIEDTDGNEIASQVYTPTTNIGNNTGNKFTATLQNFEFDIPETGDYVLAIYANSAKNSDFVLGQAYLQAKSFLATGITNVTKDEKRHSSDAYDLSGRRVKKELLKSGLYIINGRKTLVH, encoded by the coding sequence ATGAAACGGACCTTTTACTTCCTTTCCCTTTTCCTTCTCCTGGCCATGCAGGCCGGGGCCTACAAGAAAGAGTCTATTGACATCCAAGTGAACAACAAGACAAGAAACATGGTGGTGTTCACCCCCAACTCATTGCCTGCCAAGTCGCCCCTGTTTATCGTGACCCATGGTATGAACCAGGATCCGGAGTACCAGTACGGCTCTGACAAGATGTACGAGATGATTGACACGGCCAAGTTTGTGATTACCTACCTGCGCAGCAATGGCAGCACATGGGATATTGGTGGCACCAGCGATCAGAACTTCGTTATCAAAGCCATTGATGAGATGGCTACTCGTTTTGACATCGACAGAGAACGCGTGTACTGGTCGGGATTCTCCATGGGATCGATGCTGATTCACCACTGCATCGCCAACATGCAGGACAAGATAGCTGCCTTTGCCCCCACGAGTGGTATCCAGTTCTCGGAATCACCCTGGAACAACTGCAAGAAGCCTGTCAACCTGCTGGAGTGCATTGCCTATGGCGACGATGTCTTTGGCTACGAGAAATACGGCATCCATGCCTATATAGAGAACTATGCCAAGCACGACAAGCACACCTCTTACTCCAAGACCACCGGCTATAAGCCCATCAGCAGCAGCTGGTATAATGGCGACCTGGAGAAATGGACTGGCGGCGCCAATGGCGGTGAGGTGTGGCTCTACTCTTATAATAACGGTGGCCACTGGCCCATGGACCTGAACCGTCACCTGATCTGGAATTTCTGCAAGCGATTCTCGCTGAACATGCCATCGGTGAAGATCACGACGCCCTCCAACACAACGACCCATCTCTATATGTCCCCCAAGGACGAAGCCTCTTTCCCCGATATCAATGTGACCGCCACGGCGAAATCAGCAAAGAGCACTGTCAGCAAGGTGGTGTTCTATGACGGCAGCACCTTCCTTGACTCTCTGAAAGAGGCGCCCTATACTGTCACCATCAGGAATCCCAAGAACGGTAAGCACACCCTGCGTGCCGTGGCCTATGACGCGAATGGAAAGACGTCCGAGTCAACATGTCAGGTAAACTATGCCCAGGTTACAAGTTCCTATTCACTCATCCAGAATTTCAAGGTCGAGGGATGCGTGCCCCAGGACTGGTACGTAACCAACGGCAACGCCAAGCGCATCGGTGGCGGACTGCCTTATACCTCTGGCAACCGCATCCTGCACTTCACCAATTCCTCAAAAGGTTTTGAGTACGGACTGCTGGTCCAGAATACCATAGGCAAGGAGAAGAGCGCGTGGGCGAAGTTTGGCAACAAGAACGCCCGTTCCACGATGACGCTCTACGGCGGTCACTACCTCTTCAGATATAAGATATGCAACTGGAACCAACCCTCGTTCTCGCCTGTCACCATTGTCATTGAAGATACCGATGGTAACGAGATTGCTTCGCAGGTATATACACCAACAACCAATATAGGTAATAATACTGGCAACAAATTCACGGCCACGCTTCAGAACTTTGAGTTTGACATCCCCGAGACGGGCGACTACGTGCTGGCTATCTATGCCAACAGTGCCAAGAACTCAGACTTCGTGCTGGGTCAGGCCTACCTCCAGGCCAAGTCATTCCTGGCCACAGGCATCACCAACGTGACGAAGGACGAAAAAAGACACTCGTCAGACGCCTATGATCTAAGCGGCCGACGAGTGAAAAAAGAACTGCTGAAATCAGGTCTGTACATCATCAATGGACGTAAGACACTTGTGCACTGA
- a CDS encoding DUF3987 domain-containing protein encodes MESAVIRTMKFTCIGKGHGAPCTPATKEDWEALRKQPWLAQMCARIEKGEEELKHRLPVWTPHCAEFKDNHRAIADAVRPLNRLMLDFDEKGHTEDIMQKLGLLQSEKGIALPVLLIEESVRRGTHVLVELPDGMTPEEAQELMKEATGFAPDAAVKDVSRCIYMVPEDHTKYVNPKLFAVNQVDRLLDSGLRPNYEHVPIDLPRLEFKGIPYSSIIAEWWRRNDGEPAEGERNVKLHKLAVNLRAICDNKKEVLMQVMPRFGLTDTELKSVVDSACKEEPKGVSKVMQGILDSLEFRDDSGEFTTAIDESADGSAEANSKLYTLHSKLPIGLKESLVGVPVSMHMPVLCGIMPIAAAYADQVTVEYCDGNTHRLGLMSIIRGEQASNKSVVKNAVDLWKRQLDEEDALSRKREEEWKERKKGRKANEKAPEDPHVLIRVVPVTVSCSTLLKRFKNAQGHTIFSFGEELDTLRKTNGAGSWSSKYDIYRLAFDNGEWGQDYNSDAAESGVVNVAYNWTLLGTNGALRKCFKADNVENGLSSRVLVAEMPDASFSKMPKFKKRSAEDEARIQQAVSRLRSFSGLVDTPRLRKAIEAWVEEKRVEAAKDIDHVKDTYRKRAAVIGFRCGVIYYMLETHPQPLPVRDGSGQTQVKELSTPLPHREGKGESRNCIKFAVMMAQYCLDQQMKAFGEALESQFVDARDECIRYGSNHSVFDQLPPSFTMDDLRALKRGFCSEAGLRKIISRWYRDHWIEKTDKTHWKKGNVTL; translated from the coding sequence ATGGAATCAGCAGTAATCAGAACCATGAAATTCACATGCATTGGCAAGGGGCACGGTGCGCCTTGCACACCCGCCACCAAGGAGGACTGGGAGGCGTTAAGAAAGCAGCCGTGGCTGGCACAGATGTGCGCACGTATAGAGAAAGGTGAGGAGGAGTTGAAGCATCGCCTGCCGGTGTGGACACCTCATTGCGCGGAGTTTAAGGACAACCACAGGGCAATTGCCGATGCCGTCCGTCCGCTCAACCGACTGATGTTGGACTTTGACGAGAAAGGGCATACGGAGGACATCATGCAAAAGCTTGGGCTTTTGCAAAGTGAAAAGGGAATAGCCCTCCCTGTCTTACTCATTGAGGAATCGGTGCGTCGTGGCACGCATGTGCTGGTGGAATTGCCCGATGGGATGACGCCTGAAGAGGCTCAGGAACTGATGAAAGAGGCCACGGGATTTGCGCCCGATGCCGCCGTGAAGGACGTGTCGAGATGCATCTATATGGTGCCCGAGGACCATACCAAATATGTCAACCCAAAGTTGTTTGCAGTGAATCAAGTGGACAGGTTGCTTGATTCAGGTCTGCGACCGAATTATGAACATGTCCCCATTGATTTACCCCGCCTGGAGTTCAAAGGCATCCCTTATTCATCTATCATTGCCGAGTGGTGGCGACGCAACGACGGTGAGCCGGCTGAGGGCGAGCGCAACGTGAAGCTGCACAAACTGGCTGTGAACCTGCGCGCTATCTGCGACAATAAAAAAGAGGTGCTGATGCAGGTGATGCCAAGGTTTGGACTCACGGACACGGAACTGAAATCGGTCGTTGACTCGGCTTGTAAGGAGGAGCCCAAGGGCGTCTCGAAGGTGATGCAGGGGATTCTTGATAGTTTAGAGTTTAGAGATGATAGTGGAGAGTTTACTACCGCCATTGATGAATCCGCTGATGGGAGTGCGGAAGCAAACTCTAAACTCTACACTCTCCACTCGAAACTGCCCATCGGCCTAAAGGAATCATTGGTGGGTGTGCCTGTCTCGATGCACATGCCCGTGCTCTGCGGCATCATGCCTATCGCGGCGGCCTATGCCGACCAGGTGACGGTGGAGTATTGCGACGGCAACACGCACCGGTTGGGACTGATGTCGATTATCCGCGGTGAACAAGCGTCGAACAAGTCGGTGGTGAAGAATGCCGTGGACCTCTGGAAGCGTCAGCTCGACGAAGAGGATGCTCTGTCGCGTAAGCGTGAGGAGGAGTGGAAGGAGCGCAAGAAAGGCAGGAAGGCCAATGAGAAAGCGCCTGAAGACCCACACGTATTGATTCGCGTGGTACCCGTCACGGTCTCGTGCTCTACGCTCCTGAAACGATTCAAGAATGCGCAGGGACACACGATTTTCTCCTTCGGTGAGGAACTGGATACGCTGCGTAAGACCAACGGTGCCGGCTCGTGGTCGTCGAAGTACGACATCTACCGTCTGGCGTTCGACAATGGTGAGTGGGGTCAGGATTACAACTCGGACGCGGCAGAGAGCGGTGTGGTGAATGTGGCCTACAACTGGACGCTGCTGGGTACCAACGGTGCGCTGCGTAAATGTTTCAAGGCCGACAACGTGGAGAATGGCCTGTCGAGTCGTGTGCTCGTGGCCGAGATGCCCGATGCGTCGTTCTCGAAGATGCCTAAATTCAAGAAGCGTTCGGCCGAGGATGAGGCGCGTATCCAGCAGGCCGTCAGCCGTCTGCGCAGCTTCTCAGGACTCGTAGACACGCCCCGTCTCCGCAAGGCTATCGAGGCTTGGGTAGAGGAGAAGCGCGTAGAGGCTGCCAAGGACATAGACCACGTGAAGGATACGTATCGCAAGCGTGCGGCGGTCATCGGCTTCCGCTGCGGGGTCATCTACTATATGTTGGAGACCCACCCCCAGCCCCTCCCTGTGAGGGATGGGAGTGGTCAGACTCAAGTAAAAGAACTATCTACGCCCCTCCCTCACAGGGAGGGGAAGGGGGAGAGTCGAAACTGTATCAAGTTCGCGGTGATGATGGCTCAGTATTGTCTGGACCAGCAGATGAAAGCCTTTGGCGAGGCACTGGAGAGTCAGTTTGTGGATGCCCGCGACGAGTGCATCCGCTATGGTAGTAACCACTCCGTCTTCGACCAGCTGCCACCATCGTTCACGATGGACGACCTGCGGGCCCTGAAGCGCGGCTTCTGCAGTGAGGCGGGTCTCAGGAAAATCATCTCACGCTGGTATCGCGACCACTGGATTGAGAAGACCGACAAGACGCATTGGAAGAAAGGGAATGTAACTTTGTGA
- a CDS encoding RagB/SusD family nutrient uptake outer membrane protein yields MKKARILLGAALATTLSFGFVSCSSSDDDNSGNNNQVTDENVVADDASALSLVNGVYSHWQPLSSSFSFIIELNSNKLISFEGEESEAGPVNSRFEQDPTTWYQVKIFNHLFLGIAQDNEAITTIENSLKAGKVSQAGYNAAVGKAKFLRALAYLKLTQLWGEVPVFTEKGGSTTDRKSIDEVFAQIVSDLTDAESLLKNYDGDPRVPSKQAAEALLARAYLVWGDNPLSAAEVEAIANGQADPQFTKTDSRLEKAVEYANKVIASGLLKLDPDYTKLYGRDYESNKRGTNEHLFTIAHDGDKVDAQGNHQTHCSWTFPFQNGEYGNGYTQNHTEVADDNLYDDWKAEQPNDKRLAETYFVEIKNPEDGKTYHYYSPVYTPINGKGVDQSYENSENLEITKNSVDRIEIRYAEVLLIKAEALVQLGRNSEAAEPFNQLRRRAGIAEVSAPTFAEIKREWDYEFTYEQFSVLNSYRWKDLIASVKLVKNYKHFADDWKTSLGNTYTADQEAYFTKVHNHLRAKYNNIRGKHYRQPIPTGLSGEDLGIAQNPGY; encoded by the coding sequence ATGAAGAAAGCTAGAATTTTACTCGGTGCCGCTTTGGCAACAACCCTTTCATTTGGTTTTGTATCATGCTCAAGTAGCGATGATGACAACAGTGGTAATAATAATCAGGTGACCGACGAGAATGTCGTGGCCGACGATGCCAGCGCCCTGTCGCTTGTCAATGGTGTATACAGTCACTGGCAACCCCTCAGCTCGTCTTTCTCATTTATCATCGAGCTGAACAGTAACAAACTGATCTCTTTCGAGGGTGAGGAGAGTGAGGCTGGTCCTGTGAACAGTCGTTTCGAACAGGATCCCACAACCTGGTATCAGGTGAAGATCTTCAACCACCTGTTCCTTGGTATCGCTCAGGACAACGAGGCCATCACCACCATCGAGAACTCGCTCAAGGCGGGGAAGGTCAGTCAGGCAGGCTACAATGCTGCTGTGGGTAAGGCTAAGTTCCTGCGCGCCCTGGCTTATCTGAAACTGACCCAGTTGTGGGGTGAGGTGCCTGTGTTCACAGAGAAGGGTGGCAGCACCACTGACCGTAAGAGTATCGACGAGGTGTTTGCACAGATCGTCAGCGACCTGACTGATGCTGAGTCATTGCTCAAGAACTATGATGGTGACCCCCGCGTGCCTTCAAAACAGGCTGCTGAGGCTCTGCTGGCCCGCGCTTACCTCGTATGGGGCGACAATCCTCTGTCGGCTGCTGAGGTAGAGGCTATCGCCAATGGTCAGGCCGACCCGCAGTTCACGAAGACCGACAGTCGTCTGGAGAAGGCTGTGGAGTATGCCAACAAGGTCATCGCCAGCGGTCTGCTGAAGCTCGATCCCGACTACACAAAGCTCTACGGTCGTGACTACGAGAGCAACAAGCGCGGCACCAACGAGCACCTGTTTACGATCGCTCATGATGGTGACAAGGTAGATGCTCAGGGTAACCACCAGACGCACTGCTCTTGGACCTTCCCATTCCAGAATGGTGAATACGGCAATGGCTATACGCAGAACCACACCGAGGTGGCCGATGATAATCTCTACGACGACTGGAAGGCTGAGCAGCCCAACGACAAGCGTCTGGCCGAAACCTACTTCGTCGAGATCAAGAACCCTGAAGATGGCAAGACCTATCACTACTACTCGCCTGTCTACACGCCTATCAATGGTAAGGGTGTCGATCAGAGCTATGAGAACTCTGAGAACCTCGAGATCACCAAGAACTCGGTTGACCGCATCGAGATCCGTTATGCTGAGGTATTGCTCATCAAGGCTGAGGCACTCGTTCAGCTGGGTCGCAACTCTGAGGCTGCTGAGCCCTTCAACCAACTCCGTCGTCGTGCCGGCATCGCTGAGGTCAGCGCTCCTACCTTCGCTGAGATTAAGCGCGAGTGGGACTATGAGTTCACCTACGAACAGTTCTCTGTGCTCAACAGCTACCGCTGGAAGGATCTTATCGCAAGTGTGAAGCTGGTGAAGAACTACAAGCACTTCGCTGACGACTGGAAGACTTCGCTCGGCAATACCTACACTGCCGACCAGGAGGCTTACTTCACCAAGGTGCACAACCACTTGCGTGCTAAGTACAACAATATCCGTGGTAAGCACTACCGTCAGCCTATCCCCACAGGCCTGAGCGGTGAGGACCTCGGTATCGCCCAGAACCCTGGCTATTAA
- a CDS encoding tRNA threonylcarbamoyladenosine dehydratase, with protein MAIDSAIFRRSELLLGNEAMDRIAQKRVIIFGVGGVGSWCAESLVRSGIRQLTIVDSDRVCITNINRQLMATTKTVGQVKVEALKERLLSINPKAEITALQKIFSEETADSFQLDTYDYIIDAIDSLKDKAALILLACKTKAKLFSSMGAALKLDPTRIKVTEFWKVQGDPLARALRKKFKSQKQFPKRKFQCVYSDELLENRGHNATCGTEQCMCPKAQNGPGDQSLLNHEWCSSKAQINGTLAHITAIFGFMLAGLVVQDATMQPT; from the coding sequence ATGGCAATAGATAGTGCAATATTCCGTAGAAGTGAGCTGCTGCTCGGTAATGAGGCGATGGACCGCATTGCCCAGAAGCGAGTGATTATCTTTGGCGTGGGCGGTGTAGGCTCATGGTGCGCAGAGAGTCTGGTGCGCAGTGGCATTCGCCAGTTGACGATCGTCGACTCCGACCGCGTGTGTATCACCAATATCAACCGCCAGCTGATGGCCACCACCAAGACCGTTGGTCAGGTGAAGGTTGAAGCATTGAAAGAGCGCCTGCTCAGCATCAACCCCAAGGCCGAGATTACCGCCCTGCAGAAAATCTTCTCGGAAGAGACTGCCGACAGTTTCCAGTTAGACACCTATGATTATATCATCGACGCCATTGACTCACTGAAGGATAAGGCCGCGCTGATTCTCCTGGCCTGCAAGACCAAAGCCAAACTGTTCTCATCGATGGGTGCCGCCCTGAAGCTCGACCCCACCCGCATCAAGGTCACCGAGTTCTGGAAGGTGCAAGGCGACCCCCTGGCACGCGCCCTGCGAAAGAAGTTCAAGTCGCAGAAGCAGTTCCCCAAGCGCAAGTTCCAGTGCGTGTATAGCGATGAACTGCTGGAGAACCGTGGTCATAATGCCACCTGCGGCACGGAGCAATGCATGTGTCCCAAAGCCCAGAATGGTCCAGGCGACCAGAGTCTCCTGAACCACGAATGGTGTTCATCGAAAGCACAGATTAATGGCACCCTGGCCCACATCACCGCTATCTTTGGCTTTATGCTGGCAGGATTAGTCGTCCAGGACGCCACAATGCAACCTACTTGA
- a CDS encoding DUF5675 family protein, translated as MELILTRIAKRKTYTIGRLAIVERVDDEYLAGEKVLNFCDTLEPPVIEMKTQVTQSAVLRSPKKAESLKPFAIPEGRYAVVITWSPKFKMWLPVLLGGPDFNRLFKGIRIHMGNSAADTAGCILVGRNQMVGRLLESRKWLYELKQKIVEAKDRGEPVWLTIK; from the coding sequence ATGGAACTGATATTAACACGCATAGCAAAACGCAAGACATATACGATAGGACGTCTTGCAATCGTAGAACGAGTAGATGATGAGTATCTGGCAGGGGAGAAGGTGTTGAATTTTTGCGATACGCTCGAACCACCTGTGATAGAAATGAAAACACAAGTGACGCAATCGGCCGTGCTCCGTTCGCCTAAGAAGGCTGAGAGCCTGAAGCCCTTTGCCATCCCCGAAGGCCGTTACGCGGTAGTCATTACGTGGAGTCCTAAATTTAAGATGTGGCTCCCGGTACTGCTCGGCGGACCCGATTTCAACCGGCTGTTCAAGGGTATCCGCATCCACATGGGCAATAGTGCTGCCGACACCGCAGGCTGTATCCTCGTAGGGCGCAATCAGATGGTGGGCCGCCTGCTGGAATCGCGCAAGTGGCTCTATGAACTCAAACAGAAAATAGTGGAAGCCAAGGATCGTGGGGAGCCCGTATGGCTCACAATCAAGTAG